CTACATAGGATACAGCGTACTGCACGACCGCGCACACACACCACACACAATGCAAGTGCACGCTTTTCTATTCCATAATTTTGTTCAGTAAAATCATGGCCAATCCCATGGCGTATTAAGGCTATTCACAATGGGAGTTTCATGGGGTGTTTCATGGTATTAATTAGCCTGCCACATCAGCAATTTGGATGACATGGCACATCATTTAAGAAGTAAGAGTTTCATGGAGTTTCATGAGGATGAAACTATGTTAACCCATTTCCCAGAACTTGGAAACCGTGTGAAACCTCCATTGAGAGTGTTTTGTTTCATCTTCACACAATTGAGTAAATCCTATTGGTTATTCATTTGCAGCATTTAAGTAGTATGTTGGCATATGAAATAGTGAGATGAAACTCTCTATTGAGAGAGGGTGTTTCATCCTTCTACAAAGTTGACGTGGCATTCTTGGAAATATGGACATGAAACccccattgtgattagcctaagTACAGTCTTGACGCAGGAACACTTGGTACTCATTGCAGTTAGTCAGATTAACGACttgtttttctctcttttcgCCTGTCATTGACGTCTGCTCTTAGCCAAGGAGGAAATAAAAGAGGGTTGATTTAAAAAAAAAGTCAGTTGATTAGTTGAATTAAGAAATAAAATAGTTACCTCACTCGAAGTCCAAGTATGATACAGGCAAAGATATTTCTCCTTGGAAAAGATCGACGCTTCCAAACAAGCAGCAGCAACAAAGTCGTTTAGTGCGACTGCAAAACAGCAACGGCGTAAAGTCATAGGGATTAGAGAATTAGAGATTACCCGTACCCAATCCGCTGCGATGCACCTGAACTTTAACATATCAAGTGCTTCCCAGAGGGAGCAGCATGAATCACTGACCTGACACGAGAAAACACAAAGTCACAAGTCAAAGTCAGAACTGCGAAGAGAAAATAAAAACAGTGGTCGATGTTCTAGCTTTGACCAAGTTAACGAACAAAGTCGTCAGCGTGGATGTGTAATCTGAGCGATCAAAGTTTTCTGCCGGCACTCATAGATAGAGTAAAGCATACTGCACGATTCGGGCCAATATCTCACTACTTTCGCGTCTGTAGCTTATGGCAGTAGCAGAAAGTTGGTTAGTTTGAGAAACAAAAAAGATTGCTCTCGAGTCTGTAGCTCTAGCCATGGGCGTCGACAAGGATATTTCTTGTGGAAAAAGATGCTTCTTCGAAACAACCGGCACGTTGTGCAGTGTGTGTGTGACAACTGACAACGACTCCTCTTCCTTTGCAAGCTCGATTTCCAGACTGACTGCTGCACAAAATATTCATCAGCAGCTGACTTTGTGCGTCTGGTTTCTCAATTAACATATCATTAGCTTCCAGGAGAAAGAAGATTCATGCAGgtgagagaagaagaagaagaagaagatcgaAGACCTAAGCCAGAATTGTGTTAAGGGGAACAAGAACCTGTCTACCTTTGACCAGGTTGATGAACGAAGTCGTCAGCATGGATGTGTCCCGAGTGAGCGAAATCCTCGGCTGGATCTTCTCTGCGGTTGCTTTTTGCAGGCACCGGCTGTTGCTGCATGTGCTGCCTGCTTTCAGCTTAAGCTGCTATTACCAAATGCCCAATTTGGCTTAACTTCAGTCTACGTGTAACCATCAGTCGAGAGCTTAAGTCAGGGCAGAGAACATGTGCTTGTCCTGAAGTTGTTCGTAGGACAGAATATGTTCCAAAGAATTAGTACCAAATGATAATGCGGCACCAGAACCACTTGCATCGTTTTTCAGTCCGATGATCTCCATTGTATATAAAGTAATCCCTCAAACTGTGGCCATGGGTGCCGGACCAAAAGCTTGGGCAGGTTAGGTGCCGAGACATTTCCTGCAAATGCGCGTGCCTGTCCCGCATGAAACGGAAGCATAGATGTCAGAGAACAAAAAAGGGATATATTTTTCTGCTCAAGCATACATGATCCAATGatcatgaaatttttactatagctcAAGAATATAATGATTAGcccaccataaaaatttcaccaTAATTGGACCACGGATACTGTAGCTATGAATTAATTACAGAAaagtatatatctaaaagtacaacaaatttttttactaaattatatcatatcatataTTTACTGTATATATTTACTCACGTGGAGTTCAACAAAATTGGATTTTCTATTTTATGATTTATTTATGATTTACTATGACTTTTTAAAGATTCAGCCaaaataaacataaaataaaaagagAAAAACCATCGGAAAAACCACTAAGGGAGGTCATAGCTCCGGTATCGCGAATTCAAGAAGTTCAAATGGACGGTTTTATTATGGAGGAAACGCGGATTCGTCCCAAAGTTCAGATGTAAGCAATCAGGTGGACAAGCCGAAAATATAGATGGGCCTTCAAACTGGGTTTGAGTCCGTGGGCTGAATTTTATGGGCCCGAAAGGTCCAACTGTTCGTTTTTGAATTTGCTGGGGGAAAAAACATATGGAGCGGAGGCCGCCGATACTTGTGTTACCTGATGGATTACGAAGCTATAATCCTATGGACTGATCATAGTAGCATGGGCTAAATGCAGAAAGAGAAGCCGATAGTTACCTGTTGGATTACCAATTTATTATCTCCTCACAAACCTGGAGCGTTCTCATCGCAGAGTGTTGCAACAAGTAAAGATGAGACTATTCTGTCAAATAGTACATGCAGATGATATGGTTCCGAGCTCGAATCTCCAAACCGGACACTGAACGCCGACATGAACGAACACCTTCAGGCAGAGGCAGGCTTCAGCACAGCGCAGCACAAGAAACTGTAGCCGGGTCAGCGGCGTGCACGGGAATAGAATCCTGACAAACCCATCCACTGCAACGTACCCTGCTAGAAAACCTCATCGCCATCGATTCACCGGTTCACCCTACGTCAAGAAAGCAAATCTACCTTTGCCAATCGCCATACCTCCTCTGAAAAGGGCCTGCGCTCGCCATCATCCAATGCTGTAGCTTTTCACCTTTCACCAGGCCTTCCCAGGCACACAGCCCGTCCAAGGCTGACTCCAGCGGCGTGCGGTAAAGGCTCCGGTTCTCTATCGGTAAAGACTACTGTAGCACCGTATCGCTCCATCGGTGTTCTCCAAACCGTGCGGTAAAATAGAGGACATCGCCTGCGTCCCGCACAGACGAAGGCACTGCCGGCGTCCTCCATCGCGCGGGCCCTCCAGCGCATCTCCACGCGCGCGGGctgcggggcgcgcggggcgcggcaggggcgacggcggggcGGTGCGGGAGGGGCGACGccggggcgacggcggggcggcgcgggaggggcgacgcaggggcggcggggcgcggggcggaggagggggcggagcgagggcggagcaggggcgacggcggtgcggcgcggggcggaggaggggcggagcgggggcggagcaggggcgacggcggtgcggcgcggggcggaggaggggcggagcgggggcggagcaggggcgacggcggtgcggcgcggggcggaggaggggcggagcgggggcggagcaggggcgacggcggtgcggcgcggggcggaggaggggcggagcgggggcggagcaggggcgacggcggtgcggcgcggggcggaggaggggcggagcgggggcggagcaggggcgacggcggtgcggcgcggggcggaggaggggcggagcaggggcggaggaggggtgacggcggggcggcgcggccggggcggaggaggggcggaggaggggcggagcgggggcgacggcggtgcggcgcggggcggaggaggggtggagcaggggtggaggaggggcgcgcggagggcgggcggtggaggaggaggggcgcggagggggagggggcggagggggaggggcgggcggtggaggaggaggggcgcgggcggcgcggaggaggaggcgcgggcggaggagaagggggggcgggcggaggaggaggaggcggggcgcgggcgggcggaggaggaggaggaggggcgcgggcgggcggaggaggaggaggaggggcgcgggcggcgcggaggaggcggcgcgggcggaggagaaggggggcggcaggggaggcgcggggcgcggagggggagggggcgccgggcgcggaggaggaggggcggcaggggaggcgcggaggaggagggggcggagggggagggggcggcgggcgcggagggggaggggcggcaggggaggcgcggaggaggaggggcgcggagggggaggggcggcaggggaggcgcggaggaggaggggcgcggagggggagggggcggcgggcgcggagggggggggcggagggcggggcggaggggcgcgggagggACGGCGGTTGGGGGTTGGGGAAAGAGCAGTTGGTTGGAAGATAGGATAAAAAattgagattgtggggtatagaggatgttgatagaggatgttgttggagtaAAAATTGGTTtagagaatgaagttgatatggaggatggaAATAGGGGATGGAATTTAGAGGACATCGCTGGAGATACTTCCTCCTCCTCAAGATGCTCCCAGCTATCTTCCAAAAAAAAAGGATGCTCCCAGCTTTTCAGGCTTGAGCCCTGCAAGTCACTTTGTTATGCTGCGCACATGGGAAGTTCAGAGAGATGGTAGGCAGCAGCAATGTGGCTAACAAAAATGGCCAGAAATCTTTCATTGAGAGCGGCACGGGATCGGAAATAATGCAGCACGAGCGCAGTTGATTGAGAATGTGTTTGGTTGCACGAACTAAACTTTTATTGTCACGTCAAATATGTTAGTTACTAATTatgagtattaaatatagactaattataaaactaattgcacagatggaggctaatttgcgagacgaatctattaagaataattagttcatgattttatAACatggtgctacagtaaacatatgctgataatggattaattaggcttaacagattcgtctcgcgaattagcatccatctgtgtaattagttttataattacctTATATTTAGTCcttctaattagcatccaaaTATTAAGTATCCAAATATTGAGTATGATAAGGACTAAATTTTAGTCCGTTTTAACTAAATACCCGGGAAAGGCTCCATTATCCGTGGCCTGTTTTATGGCCGGGACTGGCATACCTGTATTTACAgcagtaacagcggagccaggGCAGCTGCTGCTCTTCACATGCCAAGTTCACAGGAACCGCAACATAGCAGAGACACGTGGAGCCCCCCTCCCTGATGAGTGATAAGGATAACTGGTAGTCTGGCTGGTATGTTCCTGTCGCCTTGTACACCGCTGCTCACACTTGTGAACATGTTAGTACATCAGCTTCTCAAAAGATGAGATGATTGATTAGTGGAAATGTTTTGGATTCCTGATTGAGTAGTTCAGCTTGGTGGCAGTTGAACTACGTCATTTACATGTAAAGGGAGAGGTACAAGTGCAATATTCATCATACCCTTGGAAGTTCTGACCGGCTGAAGGCAGCTCCTTCTGCAAAATCATCTGAGAGGAGTTGGCTTCCATCTCAAGGGAGGGAAATAAGTGGTGTCGCTGGAGGAGTCTTGAGCCTGAAATGAACTGCTATGTTTGACAATGGAAATGAAACGATGGATGCATCTGGTCATTATTAAAATTAGAAATCTCTATGTTCTTATACCAATCATAATCATGCTTTTCACCATCTGGCAGGAGGTAATCCCTTTTTGCTGAAGGAAGCTTAAACATGCGACGATCTCTTAAATTCAGTCAAAGAAGCTATGCACCCTCATCAGATGATATATTCTGGAAAGCTAACTAGTCGCACATTCACTTGATGTTTTTTAAGATTGTCCAAACAGTCAACCAAAATTCATTTCGTGCAATGTTCCTTTCTTCTTGGCCTCCATATGAGTTTTCTTCTGTTATGGCCTTAGCCTGAAGGCCATCCCTCTGTAATGGTTTCCATGTGGCGTTTTGGTAGAGGCATGGACGCATAGTGCGTCAGATTCAGAAATCAGAATCATGGCATGAATTGAACAGGAGCTGGAAGGTTCTTCACCTTTGATCCTCTTCTCGCCTTGATGTCTTCCCTTCTAGGTCCGGGCTGGTGTTCGGCTCCGAGCCGAGGTGGTGGACCGGTGGTCGTCCAGCTTCTCCCGCGCCGCTTGTGTCTTCATCTAGGCCGGTGCCGACCATGAGAGGTTGCAGCTGCATCTCAAACAGCTTAGATTTGAACTTCTCCATTAGCTCTTCCATGAATGGCCCGTCGATTTCCTGGATTGCGCGTGCGCATATTCTTCAGCCGTAGCCGTCACGAATGCCCGACTCCCTGATGCCACTGTGCTGCCTCTGTCCCCACACGCTCACGGACCCAGGTATTCCTTCTCCGTATCCTTCCGGCCACGAGTGCTTCCGGCGTCAGCTAGgggccgcgcggcggcggccatggcggccaGGCGCCGGGAAGAGGGGGAATGGGGAGGGCGGCACGCTGCGGGCCCACGAGGTCACGGGCGCCGGTACGGTCAACCGTCGCTGGCCACTTGGCCAGAGTTGGCTCCAGGGCATTCTTTCATAAAACCCCCTATATAGTAAATATCCTTTCATTTACGTACCTGATTTGACCGTTGGATCGGAATCGTGCGGTCCATATACGCAGCTAGTACCCAGGCGGCCGACAGATTTAACGAAAAAGGGCTTCAAGCACATTTTATATTATTTCCATCCCagatttggatcgcgattaataatcgcggtCCAAACTTGGGCCCGCTTTGACCGTCCGATCTAACTCCTGCGGTCGAGATCTACGACGTCAAAACAAGTCGCCGAGAAAATTTTACGAAATACCCCTCTACTTATGTACCCTTTACAGCCAACATCCCTGGTCTGGGTGGCGGCCTAGCGCcccggccagcggcggcgctggccgcGGAAGCGCGAGGTTGCCGGTGGGCAGCCCCTCGTCCGGCGAGAAGATACGACATGCCATCTGCGAAGGTGACGTCCATACATCACTGTACATCGTGGCCTCACGTGACCTTCATCTCCGAGATGGCTGATGGGTTCGCAGGACATGGAGATCACCAATGCAGCCGAGCCCTTCGACGGACCACGGGCGGCGAAAGAGTCAGGTAGGTATCTCGTCTTCCGGAGGGAAGTTTCGTTGCGCTCCCTGCGGTGGTGCCAGCCGGCCAGCCACCATTTGTGACGAGTCGACCTCTTCTCTACCGGCGACGGTGGATTTCTCACTTCATGCTGATGAAGGGGTTCTGCAGGACTGACATGAAAAATGGAAACGAGAAAACATGAACAATGGACGTCGTGAGATGACTTTGGCTGTGACACTCGTAAAATTCTTGGAGTTGCTCAGACCTACCAATCAATTCAGCCGCTCCAGATCTGAACAAATCTGCAGACTTCTGCTGAACTCGCTAGCAAATCAGATGGTAGAAGTGTAGAACCACATCAAGATGCAGAGAGAACGACACCATACGCGCAGCATATCACAGCCCCAATTTCTAATTGCAACTGTCCAAAAGGTCGTTCAGAGTGACATCCAGATGACACGAAGTACACAGAAAGGATGAGATTAGCATGACACAGTTTGGTTTGTTCATTATTACGCTATCCATCTTCACTTATTCCCACTTGCCCACAAGTGGAGTTGAACATTACTTCGTGTTTGCTCCAGAACCATTAGAGATAGTGATCGTCTCTGCTGCGACAGTGCAATTCACAAACTCTCCTGCAACCTTTCTCTAAGAGACAAAGCAGCCTTTGCTAGACCGTCAAGTTGATTCAATCACTGGGAAGCCTTGAACTAAGTTTGCACCCTCgctctcttcaactcgtacgtcTGCCTGATTGCATCCCAGAACGCAGGCACCGGCTCATAATCAGGAACTGCTTTGAAGGATGAGAGATAGTTTAGGTCCACTATGACATTGCCCTCTTGAACCTGCATAGCCAAAGAACACTCACTTAACAGGTATGTTGACACAATGCAGCTTTCAGATATCCAATTTTACAGATTCTAATTAGAGTAGCAGGAACATAATGGCTTGTAGCTGTACTGTAGATATAAAGGGCCAGAGGATATTACAACGACATCGAATCCAAAAGTTGTTAGTCCAAGTAATCCCTTCAGAAATTTTGCAGCCTCTTCCACTAAATTAGTATCCACTGATTTGCTGTCTTGCACCCTCGTTTGCAGTTGCTGCTCCTTAGTAGCCACAACAAGAAAAGTAGTCTTCAAACTGGCAGAAGCCAAATCCAAGCGTAGTTCAGTGTCAGGCTCGGAACAGTGCCTGATAATGAAGCAATCCACCAATTATATGTGTAATGtttaattttcaaaaaaaagtGTAATGTTTCTCCTCATGTAAACATCACGCAGGTCTGAATTCTCCTCATGTAAACATCACGCAGGTCTGTTCACAGTTCAACTCCATTTTGCCTCGCATGTTTCTCCTCATATGTTTGGAAACAGCAAGTGGCAGCACTGGCGAGAGCAAGCTTGTTGGAGACTCGTGCATTATTTGGAATCCAGCTTCAGGCGTCTGCTCCAATGCAAATTTGCAATCAGCTATACTGTCCAAAAGGAATCCCATGATTGGTGCATGCTTGGGCCCATGTTGCCAGTGGCAGCCAAAGAAATGTGCTTTGATCAAGACACTGTCGTGTCCTACAAAAAGATTCTTTCCAGGCAATTGCAATGTGATAGCTACTGGCCAGAGGGGAATTCCTCAAAACGAGAGCCCTCCTCTGTCTGATTGTTCTAACGGTCTCTTGCCATTGGAGTACTCCTAAACTAGGCTCACACAGTGTGGTTACCAGTCTAGGCACTATTTGCTGACGAAGTGTGCCGCCCACTTTCGCCTCGAGGACTGTGGGCTCGAGACAGTCTTTCTCCAGTGCCATGGATTTGTGCACCAAACAATCACTTGTGGTCCGTTCCAAGGTTAGGATTGTTTGTCACCGCGAAATTCAGGAGTATTATGAGCTGCTGATAAGACAAACAAAGCGGAAGCAGCTGTTTGGTGCATTGGAGTTGGAGGAGTGGAGGACCCTCTCCCTCTCTACGACTGAAATAAACGGGACATGGGCTGGTCagaggatcttgctgattaCTCCAAGACTGATATTTCTGCAGATCCATGGGCTCAAGGTAGTAGCTGCAGCCATCGACGTTAACGAACACCGTAACTGCATTTACCGGTCTCCATGTTTTCACCTTTCAACGCCCTATCTTTATCTTGCAAGAGACAATAACGGGACCAGAACCTAGGACAAGACAAAAAACGTCAGTTTGGAATGAATTATATGCTAATCATACCTTTCTTTGACCAACCAAAGATGGCTACAGAACTATACTACTAGAATACACAGGAAAAATGTACAGATGTGTTTTGAAGGTGAGTTTGAGATTTGGACTCATCCCCTTAACTAGACTAATCAAACATATGCATGGATGGACCATGCACTCGGTCTGTGACTCATCATCAAGCTACTTCTTGAGTGCCACTGCTGATGCCGGCCAAGGCCAAGCACCGTGGCCACCAGATTGGACCACAGTGTTTAAGGCTACCAGTGTTTGAAGCCAATAAATGTCTGAGGCCACAGTACAACAGATCAAATAGACGAACACCAATTCAATGAGCTCGACTAGGCTTCGTACCAGTACGAATGCAGCTGTGCAGATCTCATTCACTCACATGTTAATCTCCAGAGTCCAAAGAAGAACAGAACGCTCCTCACAACACATGCCCAAATTTTGCTACCAGTACGCGGTGAATCCAAACGCCCGAACCGTGGCCAGTCGTCACAAAATCCCAGTGAGGTCAGTGGCACGGCAGCAGCAGACGATGCCCACGAGGGCAAACTTTGGTCAAATTTTGCAGATGCCGAAGCGGCTAGAGGACAAAAGTATATTCAATTTCATAGTCCCTGGCAGCGTCCGAAACGGGGTCTTGTGAGCACACTGACACTGGGTATGAGAGGATAGGGGCATAGGGCGAGGCGCGTGAGCGCATGATGACATGAGATGCCCAGATGGGCCGGTGAAAAGGCCAAGACCGGAGCAATAAAAATTTGCGCAGGGGCGGACACGGGCAGCAGCTGCAGCGCCACGCTGACACAGAAAGATGTGGCGGGGCAGCAGCATCCTCCCGCCGTCCCGCGCCCATCCCTCCGTGCTGTGGGAGGGGCTGCTCCTTGCGTGCAGGGGTAGGGTTCCAGTCTCCAGTCTAGGGACCTCTGTTTGACCACCATAGTTTATACCACAGCCAAAAGGAATAACATTAGTTTGGAGCTTTGGGCTGTGTAGAGTTAAAGGTGCACACATCTCTAGGAAAGGGGTTAACTTTCTTAATCTCTGTTGTTACGCTAGTATCATGCTACTGTGCAGAAAGGATAACCTTGTGTAACAGGAGAAAAGCTTATGTGATTTACTGGTAAAGGCTGAGACTGTAAAGGGGATGGACACTCTCTGTGTAGAACAAAAGGTTGGCCTAAGGTTGCTGGTACGACCCCTAGTTCAGTTGCACATGTATGAGTTTCTAGGGCAGTACTTGTAGCCAGCTCTGGGTGTGCTCATGTGAAAAGACATTTGTATTTGTGTGGAAGAAAAAGGTGAAGGTTTATGGAAAGAAATTTCTCATGGCTGGAGAAAGTGAGAAACTGACCTGTGGACTCCTGTCTAGTAGTCTAGTAGCTCTGAAGGACTAAAAAACACGAGACGTGACATCGCCTTGTTTAGATCTCAGCTATCCCAGTCCTGCTCTGGACCTCTGGTGCCTGGTGTTCTCCTCCCCTCTCACTCTTCAGTCCTCACCCTCCCTTGCTCTCTGGCCACTCTCACCCACCCAGCAAGGAAGAATGGAGTACGAGAGGATTCATCAGAAAGCCCAGGTATGAACTCTAGGCAAGCAGGTGCTGCATTTGATCTAAGCATCTTGCTGGCCACTCAATTTGCATTGTAGTTCATCAAGTGAGTGCGGCTTTTATCCCTTCGTTTTCCTGACTGCGTTTCCTTTGCTTTCTTTGGGGACTTCGTTTTATTGCAATAGATGTGAAATCTTCGAAAAAAAGATGTGAACTCTTGCCCCGTTGCCAGTTTCTCCATTTCTTTGGGCAAACCACGAAGCGTTTTTATTTTGAAGCGCATGAAGCGATAATGGCTTAGTACAATGTTAGTTACCAGTTTCCAGAGTTTCCGGTCAATCTGCTTCCTAAATGGAGGTGGAGACTGGAGACCACAGTTCCATAGAGGCAAAGGAATCTCTTTCACCATGTAGTGCAGACCTAGCTGAAATGCTTAATCAAGAATTTGGTGCCGTGACAATACATCTTAGGAGTTAGCAAAGTGTTTGCGATGATTTCACTAATTTGCAGCAGTTAACTTTTGGCATCTTGTTCCTGGCTGAGAATGAGCAGTATCCTTCCACTAAATCTCAGCTGTGGTTCGCATCTAGTTCTGTAGAGTTCTACATTACCCTTTGGCTGACTCCCATTGTAGTATATTTTCCAAGGTTTTGGTTTGCGTGTGCGCAAAAGTTACTACCTTGATTGCATTATTATCACTTGCTGAGAAAAACTTACAGCCTTGAGGTTCCTGCAGGCTGGTGCCCTTTCTCCAACAAAGCTAAGGATGAAGATTATGGGGGCCCACAATCGAGTAAGAGTCATCACCAGCAACTCATCATCGCGAACATCACCTGCAAAAAACATTGAAGCCTCACAAGCGCAGAACAGGCTACTAGTCTGTGATGTTCTTGAAGAAGGTACAGCTAAGGATGCAGCTAAGGATGCAGCTGGGTACTCAATAGTATTTTTTTATCAGCTAATTAATTACGGTATTATGATGGCATGCCAATGCCACTTCAGTTCATTTCTCCTCCTAAATTTTTTACGCACAATAGCATTCTAGTTTATTTTATTAACTTTTTGGGTCGACCTAATGAcccaaaatatatataacttgcatccctagGTACAGAGTACAGACGAATTGACCATTTATTTGTTACCCTTTTTCCTGGCTAAGTCAATAACACATCATTCTTGTTCTGCAACAGTTTCAGACAACTCAGATGGCACCAAACACCCTTCAGCAATTAACAAAACTGAAGCAGTAGGAAAGGATTCAGCATTAGATGTCAATAAGGTTCAAAACACTTCCAAGAGTTCAGTTCCCCAACCAGCAACAAGCAACTCGAGCATGATACATCCAGTGAGACCTGTGGAAGAAGACAGTACTGAATGCGATAGTGGGCTTGACAATGCTAGTACTAGTAGCTTTGAGTTCCATGGAGGTGAGAAGACGGCGACGCAGAATCCAGTAGCAGGGTATTTCTCTAGACAGGCTTCCTCGAAGTGGAATGACGCTGAGAAATGGATCGTGAACCGGCAGAATGTTAATCAGAACATCTCCAAAGGCACAGCACAGAATCAGACTGTACACCAGATGAATTCTGCTGCAGCCAGGGGTGTCATTGTTCCCAAAATTTCTGGTCGCCCTGTGCAGAAAATGAAGAGAGTGAATCCAGCTTTGTCTGCTCCACGCAGCATATTAGAGAGGTTATCTTTTGCTTCGTATCAGCCAAAGGTGGTTAGGCATGCAGATGTCTGTCCAGTTAGTAGTTCTAGTGCTATCCCCGAGTATCACAAGGCAACTG
The sequence above is drawn from the Panicum hallii strain FIL2 chromosome 7, PHallii_v3.1, whole genome shotgun sequence genome and encodes:
- the LOC112899112 gene encoding uncharacterized protein LOC112899112, yielding MEYERIHQKAQAGALSPTKLRMKIMGAHNRVRVITSNSSSRTSPAKNIEASQAQNRLLVCDVLEEVSDNSDGTKHPSAINKTEAVGKDSALDVNKVQNTSKSSVPQPATSNSSMIHPVRPVEEDSTECDSGLDNASTSSFEFHGGEKTATQNPVAGYFSRQASSKWNDAEKWIVNRQNVNQNISKGTAQNQTVHQMNSAAARGVIVPKISGRPVQKMKRVNPALSAPRSILERLSFASYQPKVVRHADVCPVSSSSAIPEYHKATDAGSEIEVKPCNDPKAISTVQSVSVRDVGTEMTPIPSQEPSRTGTPLGSMTPTRSPNCSIPSTPVGGRSVASPGEDNTDDGPYFNRKGVTHGNELSDTEMRLKTRQEIAALGIQLGKMNIATWARKEELELVSAAPSIADLERMKKEYAARAASYEEAENTKHTARFKKEEVKIEAWESRQRAKIESEMRRIEEHAERMRSEAMVKMAEKLEMTRRIAEEKRASANAKMNQQAAIAVQKAAKIRQTGRVPGSNILCCRGCFCGP